The DNA sequence ACCGTCACCGGTCCCAACTCCACACTGACTTACTATTCATGTCCCCCTTCACAACGCAATTTTACAGCTTTCCAGAACCGCTTCCACATGGCAGGCGAGAAGTCTGATGGCGTGGGGAATTTCTGGCACTCGTTTGACTACGGCTTGGCACATTTTGTATCCATTGACACGGAGACAGATTATGCTCACAGCCCGGATAAGACGTTTGTGGAAGatctcgacaaggccaaggaggaggaggattgTCTaggcaaggacaagggttTGGCCAAGTGCAAGTGTAAGGGTAAGGATAAGGATACAAAGGAGTgtcaggaggagaaggaaaaagagagcTGTGAGTGTAAGGCGATCAATCTTGGCGACGAGACGGATCCTCTGGCCGAAGAGACATATCTTCTGTCTGGCAAGACTCATCCTTTTGCCAACATGACGCACATCACGGATGCTGGTCCTTTTGGAGCAATCCACGGTTCCTtcaaggacaacaaggccTATGAGCAATATCAGTGGTTGAAAAAGGATCTTGCTAGGGTTGATCGATGTAAAACACCCTGGGTTATCATCATGGGCCATCGTCCTATGTACAGCTCCAAGTGTGGCGACTACCATCAGCACCTTCGCGAGGCGTTTGAGAAGCTGTTTCTGAAGCACAAGGTTGATCTCTATATTGCTGGGTAAGCTGATATTTCGATCTTGTCAACGACGCCAAACTGACTGCTCATAGCCATGTTCACTGGTATGAGCGCCTCAACCCTATAAGGAACTGTGCTGTCGACGAAGCCTCCATTATCGACGCAGATACCTACAAGGTGAACCCCGGCAATTCGATggttcatctcatcaatggAGCTGCTGGAAACATCGAAAGCCAcgccaccaccaacaaggcgAAACCGAACATAACAGCTGTCCGTGATCTGACCAGTTTTGGGTTTTCCAAGTTGACCATCCATAATTCAACAACCCTTTCCTGGAAATTTATCAAGGGCGAAGATGGTGGAGTTGGTGATGCACTCACTGTATTAAAGGATCCACCTTTAACCTGCGAAACTTCTGGTTCTTCTAGCCCCTCTGGCTCATCTTGCTCCTCCGAATGCTCCGGCTCTGGCTGGCTTCTCTGGCTCTACTGCAACATCTACTGCTCCAGCTTCTGGGAGCCACTGAAGCATTAGGCTCGTCGTCTATGGCTTTTTGGCCACGCTTCGTTCACGTCACTGGCTGTGCAGACAGCACGCGATACCTTTCGGGTGAGCTCACTGATAGAGGTGCTTTCGGATGAAATTGCGGTGGTATATATCTAGCCCCCAAAATGGCCAAAAAAGGCTCAAAGCTCTTAACCAGGCATTCTCTACACCAATTCATATTCTATAACTATCTTTCCCAAGTACGCGAACCGCTGCTTCTTTTGTGTTTGTAGTAAGAAATTTTGCTATTCTGTGTCTGCAGGGCGCAAATGGCCGAGGACGTAACAACAGCGTAGGCTCTACATTTATCTGCTCTTTGATCTTCCCCAATTACTGTAACTAATGGTTTTTATATATAACAGGGCATGTCTATAGCTTACGAGCTCTAGCCCGATGAGTCAGTTCAGGGGGCCCAAGTGAAACGCAACTCTTCAATCGTCTCCTGCCAAAGGCGCGCGCCCAggcccttcccttccttcttATACAAAACGCTCGGGTATCTAGAAATGTTGTCAAAATGAGTATAAGGCTGATCTGACACAAGACTTACGGCTTGATAGCCCAATCGCTCACAAAGCTGCCATGGCTCTCCTTTCCTTCCACAAGTAACGCATGAATGTAGACACTTGCTCCAACTTGAACCGAACGGCCTAGAGCTTTCGCAAAAATTGGCATAATGTATTTTTCCGCGAAGCTCAGATGTTCCGAGTCATGACCAAGGCCAGTTCCGGCTGTCATTCCAGGGTTGCACACGTTGATGACGACGTCGTCGGAACTGACCTTCTCGGCTAGCTGAGAGATGAAAATCATTACAAGAAACTTGGAGTCCATGTATTGCTGGAACTTGACAAAGTGTTTGGGGTCATCCAgcctggagaagatgggatCTACCACCGTAAACTTGCTGAAATACATGGTGTCTGAGCCAACGACAGTTATAACTGGTGGCTGATCGGTTAGGCGTTGTCGGTTCTTCTCCTTTATCACCGATacgaggagcagcaggaggaACACAGTTGAGAGAAAGTTGGTTTGGAAAACCGACTCGTGGTTTGTATTCTCATTCCTCCTGAATGTGCTACTCTGGAGGccggcgttgaggatgacgTAGTCAATCTGTTCCAAGAGTCGGCAGCGGTCTGCGAATGCGGTGATGGAATCGTAATCAGCCAAGTCGACTAGAGAGATTTGAATATTGGCGATGGGAAATTCCTTTTTCAGTGTCTCAGCAGCGGCTTGGCCCTTAGCTTGAGACCGCACAGCCAAGATGAGCCTTGAGAGCCCGAGCTTGAGCAACTGTCGGGCCGCCTCAAATCCAAGCCCCCCATTGGCTCCAGTGATTATAGCAGTCTTGCTGGCGAGGCTCACGGTGGATGGTATTGGCTGAGGATGCACGAAGAGTTGTTTGTAGATTGTGCCGAGAATGCTACTCTCCCAAGCCACGTCTTTTTCGAGTTTGGACGACATGATTCGTGTTGTTTGAGAGCGCGAAGATGTGTGTAATGATGTGAATTGCAGGCACCGAAACACAAGCGGCAACCTTTGTACT is a window from the Fusarium keratoplasticum isolate Fu6.1 chromosome 5, whole genome shotgun sequence genome containing:
- a CDS encoding Acid phosphatase (Acid phosphatase [Fusarium avenaceum]); protein product: MKSHYLLAAILATLAQSAPTVDEKYPYRGPKVPIGDWVDPTINGNGKGFPRLVEPPAVKPASANPSNNVNVISLSYIPAKHKGTTVGINIHYQTPFGLGVAPSVQWGTSASALDNLATGSSTTYDRTPPCSLINVITQCSQFFHDVQIEHLQPGTTYYYQIPAANGTTQSSILSFTTAQDKGDPSEFTIAINNDMGYTNAGGTYKYINQAINDDGLAFVWHGGDLSYADDWYSGVVPCNSSEWPVCYNGSSSALPNHDENPDYFDTPLPAGEIPDQGSPRGGDVGVLYESNWDLWQQWMNNITTKVPYIVLPGNHEATCADHDNPPYILSAYLNEDLANGTVTGPNSTLTYYSCPPSQRNFTAFQNRFHMAGEKSDGVGNFWHSFDYGLAHFVSIDTETDYAHSPDKTFVEDLDKAKEEEDCLGKDKGLAKCKCKGKDKDTKECQEEKEKESCECKAINLGDETDPLAEETYLLSGKTHPFANMTHITDAGPFGAIHGSFKDNKAYEQYQWLKKDLARVDRCKTPWVIIMGHRPMYSSKCGDYHQHLREAFEKLFLKHKVDLYIAGHVHWYERLNPIRNCAVDEASIIDADTYKVNPGNSMVHLINGAAGNIESHATTNKAKPNITAVRDLTSFGFSKLTIHNSTTLSWKFIKGEDGGVGDALTVLKDPPLTCETSGSSSPSGSSCSSECSGSGWLLWLYCNIYCSSFWEPLKH